ATCACAATGAGTGCGTCTGACGAACCGGAGGTCGCAAATGACATGCCGACTCGGGAATCGCGGAGCGGCCTTCTTGGAAGTGAGATTGTTGAGGGATTTCGACTTCGATGAGGCTACCAGTCTTAAGCTGATGCATTTTCCCCCAGTGCAACTAGGAGGGGTGGCGCTGAATGCGACAGTAGGTCTGTCAGTATCAACTTTCCCTAGCTTTAGGAAAGATGATTTCAGGAACATGAATTGCGAGGGCTTTCCGTATGCCGATGTTAAGTAAGCCGGCCTTGGAACGCTATCTACGAGCTCGCTTCGGCTCGACGCTGAGGCTGTTGTCCTACGGGGTCATCGGGAAAGAGAGTTCCAAAGGAGAGCAAAAACGCTATGGATACGGCACGCCGGTCAAATTGACGTTCAAAGTCGGAACCAGGATTCAGTCTGCTGTCTTGGAAACAATGAAGCCCGGCCCCTTCGGCCATGAACATATGGCGGATCGTGCCCAAGCCATACTGTGGGATTATGATTCGTACGGCCGCCTGCCGCGTCATGTGAAGGCTCTCGATGTCGGCGCATTTGACGCCAAGCAGAGACTCTTTTCTCTCGCGGACGCGCGTGAACTCTTTGTGCTGAATCAATGGACGGAGGGAACGAGTTATCATGCGGATCTTCGCCGACTGGCAAAAGGCGGGAGTCTGCAAGCGTTGGATCGACAACGCGTAGTCGCGCTGGCGCGCTATCTCGCGCATATCCACTCGAAGAGGCGGCGTGATGGAAATCTGTACAAGCGTCGGTTGCGTGAGTTGATCGGTCATGGTGAATGCATTATGGGTTTGACCGACAGCTATCCCCAACGCTGCGGTTTTATCACCGAGGATCTGTTGCGAACCGTAGAAGAAGCCTGCAATCGATGGCGATGGCGGCTCCGTGATAGGGCGAGTCGGTTGGCTCAAGTTCATGGAGATTTCCATCCGTATAATGTGTTGTTCCGGACGGGGACGGATTTTGCGGTTCTGGATCGGTCGCGAGGCGAATGGGGAGAACCGGCTGACGACGTCACTGCAATGACGATCAATTACTTGCTCAGCTCTCTCATCAGCTGGGGGAAGCTCACAGGTCCATTCGAGGTGCTGTTCCGATTATTCTGGGACACCTATGTAGAGGCCAGCCGTGATAAGGAAGTCACGGAGACGGCAGCGCCCTTCTTCGCGTTTCGCGGGTTGGTGGTGGCCAGCCCGCTTTGGTACCCCAAGCTGTCGATGGATATCCGGCGCCGTCTTTTTCGCTTCATCGAAAACGTGCTTGATTCACCGCGCTTTGAACCGACCCGAGTCAATGAGTATTGTGGAGGGTAGTCGCCATCGCGTGGGAGCCTTCATCTTTCTTCTGACAGAACGAATGTGTGGCGACGCCTTATTAGTGGTGGATGGATGATGAGGGTTGACGTCACATCAAACGCCTTCGCCATCTGGCTCACTGGCTTGCCTGCGTCTGGGAAAAGCACCATCGCCCGTGAACTCACCTCCCAACTCGAAACATTGGACTATAGGGTAGACGTCTTGGAGTCGGATGCGGTACGACACGTCCTGACTCCTCATCCGACCTATAGTCAGGCTGAAAGGGAGCTTTTCTACCGTGCCTTGGCATTTATGGGAGCGAAGTTGGTCTCCCATGGCATCGCCGTCATCTTCGATGCAACAGCCAACCGACGAACCTATCGTGATTTTGCCAGAAGCCTTATCCAGAGGTTCGTCGAGGTGGCGGTGGAATGTCCGTTGGAACTAGCGATGCAGCGAGACTACAAAGGGACCTATCTTCGAGGCCAACGGGGTGAATCGTCGACGGTTCCTGGGTTACAAGACCCCTATGAGTCGCCGTTGAGTCCAGAACTCAGGTTGGATACGACCAGAATTTCTGCGAAAGAGGCGGCCAGGAAGGTGGTTGACCTGGTCACGAAAAAGAGAATTGTTAGCCGTGAGTAGAGAGACCGACGCCCGTTTTTTCTTCGTTACGTTGTCGCGTGGAGTGTGTCGCTACGAGCGGAATCCAGGCGTGGACTTCCGTCCCGCATCCAGGACCTGTCTGGATACGGAATAGTCCGTTCGAGAGACGGACTCGCTCTTCTAAACTGGGTAGCCCCAGCCCACGGCCTGGCACTCCAGCTGGTTCTTGAGCAAATCCCTTCCCATCGTCCTGGATGCAGATGCCGATTCCAGAACAGGTGCCGAGCAATCGCACCACAATCTTGGAGGCTTCGGCGTGTTTGAGGATGTTCTGCAAAGACTCCTGCATGACGCGGTACAGACAGGTGGCGATATCGATCGGAATGACCTGCGGAACAGCTCGCAATTTGAATTGCGTCGAGAGTCCTGATCGTCGACGGAACTCATCGATGTGGTCATGGATTGCAGCCTCCAAGCCTATATGTTCGAGCTGTGGAGGATGCAGTCGGTACGCGAAGCTATGCACGTCGTCGGCAAGCTGGCCGGCTGCTTCCTGCACGGCGCGTAGGCGCGGCAGCAACGCCGTTTTGGGACGGCACATCTGTTCGAGCGAGCCCACATCGACCGCCAGGGCGGCCAGTCGCTGGGTCATATCGTCGTGGAGTTCTCGAGCAATCCGTTGTCGCTCCTGATCCTGCGCCTTGAGCAGTTTAGTGGAGAGGTCTTGCAAACGAGCGTGGTACCGTTCCAATTCACGCTGCTTCTGTCGGAGTATTTCCTCCGCCTTCTTCCGCTCCGTGATGTCTCGGACAATGGCCGAGCATCCGATGATCTGCCCCTCGATCGTCTTGACCGGAAAGATCGTCAGAGACACCGGAACGAGGGTCCCATCTTTTTTCTTTCGTTCGGTGACAAGGTCTTGAATCAGGTCCCCGTTCAACGCCTGTGCCACGGTCGCCTCGACTTCCCCGATACGGTGGGCCGGGACCAGCAGATTGATCGATTGCCCAAGAATTTCTTCAGCCGAGTACCCAAACACTCGTTCGGCTGCTGGATTCCACGCGACCAACAGGCCATCCTTGATGTTCATGATCGGATCAGTCGACGACTCGACGATAGCGGCTAGGCCACGTATCTTCGATTCCGCCCGCTCCCGTTGCCGAGCCTCTTGCTGCAAGATAGCTTGAATTCGTTCCAGCTCAAAGGTGCGATGGGCGAAGAGTTTCCCGCCCCACAGGCTTGCCCAGAGGGTGAGCAGCGCAATACACCGATCCGGGATGGAAAAGACGAAGAGGTCTCCGGACGGCGAACCGACGAAGCCGATGAGGATCAGTGCGGAGCACAGCCCGCCCATGATAAATGCAAACCGCCATCCTCGCCGCCAGAGACAGGTCAGACAGAGCGGTACATAGAGCATGTAAACGGCAAAGCCAAGCGGAGTGATCCAGTCGAGCCCAAAAATGACAATGGTCGTGAGGAGCAGTTGCAACGGAACACGAGGGGGTGGCGAAGTAGTCGTGAGATCTGCATCGTGTCCGCGCGATGCAGAGGCCAAGAACTCGTTCCGGCGGAGCGTGGTAAGGAAGCTCATGTTTCGGTTGAAACTCGGACAGACATAATCCAGCGCATCTGAGTCGTGGTCGTCCTTATCAGGAGGCAACCTCGACGCGTGTCGATAATAATGTTTCCGAACCGAATTGGCAATGGCGGATCGGGCTTCGTGAGAGACTCCCCGCTTCAGGTCATGAAAACTCGAAGGGGTTGGTCACGACCGAATGTATGGAGATGGTAGCTCCCGCCCAAACTACCTGCTCGCACATTCCACAACGTGGCCCAACCTACCGGATTCTTCGACGAGGTGTGTCAGACCAGGACGATGACTAACTCCCTGTCGCCGATCAGCGCATCGTATGCGGTCGGGTTCATCTCAAGGACTGGTTCACCGTGACCTCCGACCATCAACAGGGTCGTGGCAATGACGGACGCTTCGTAGTGAGTCTGTCGAACCATGAACAGAACCAGTTGAAAGCACTTGCCTTTCGAAAAGCGCAGGGCGAGCAGCTAATGTCAACGTGCGAATGAATCACCTCATTATGTAGAATTCGGCACTAGCGGAAGGACATTTTTCACTTGACTGAGACTAAAGAGCTCTAGTACATGGTAATGCTTATAAGTTGGATTGCTTAGAGTCGAATAGCTCTATTCGTTTAGGAAAAGGAATGGGGCTTACGGGGCGAAGCTATGGCCCTTTGAAAACCAGGACCGTCGTATTGGCCGTGGTGCGCTGCGGAGAAGTAATCGGGCTCTAATGAAGAAATCAGAACTGGGTTGAGAAAAGTTGTCGACAGGGTGAGGCCAAGCGCAATCTGTCGGCCGCACCGGATTACGGAGCAACCTTATGCCGCTGAGGAGCGCCGATCAACGATCGCAGCGGCATGATCATCCTGCGGTTACGCAACCTTGAATTGATAGTCTTCAGCGCAGATCAACTCCAGCGAATCTTTCTCTTACTCTGCTACGGTGTATGTCGCCATTTCGGGGACTCATCACGGATCTCGGCGTTGTTCAGAAAGGACGTATCCAGCCATGTATCGAAGCGGTTGGTACTTTCTACTAGGGTGGCGTTGCTCATCAAGCTGAAAGAAGCAGGAATGAACACCTGCAGAATCGCATCAAATGTCCTTCACTTCCGATCGGCACGAATACAGATTCAGAGACCTCTCAAGACGAGAATTGAACCTTTGAACAATTCGGAATCGTTCCGGGTTCATACGATTCAATCATTTGCCTGGACCATAGGTCTCCTCTCAACCTTGACAGCAGTGGAAATGCCATTGGCGCAGCAATCGGAGACACCCAACACGTCTTCTGTCAGTAGTGGGGCCATTTTCGGAGCATCGGGGACAACGTTTTTATCGCAATTCGCCAATCCCGCGATCCTCGGATCTCTCTACTTGACCCCGCAATGGCCCATGACGGGATACTATCCCATCTTCCCAGGAAGCCTGTCCCAGGCCCTCCCCAGTGATGGGGTGCGAGTGGGACCGCTTCGATTGCACCCCCACATGGGGGTCGCCCAGATGTACACCGATAATGTATTCAGGACCAACAGCAATAGAACCAGCGACTTTCTGACCACGTTGTCACCGGGTATCCAGGCCCGACTGCCGTTCGGAGGATTGCACTCCCTCCTCATCGATTATCGGACCAATCTTCAATACTATTCACGCACGTCGTCGAATGATGTGCAGGATCAGACTGCCGTCGGAGCGGTCAAGTTCGACTTCCCCGGCGGCCTCAAAATCGATCTTCAAGGCGAGCACAGGCTCGGACATGATCCCAGAGGGTCTGCCGTGGACAATGTGAATATACAACGTCTCGGAGTGAACAAATGGACCGCCGATGGTTTTTCGGGTCATGCCGAATATGTTGGGGCGCAGTCCAGCGTGGGACTGCATGTGCAGACGTTTCGCTGGCAGTACCTCAATAACAACCAGGGCCCTATTCGAGATCGACTGATGAATAGAGCCGACTTGATGTTCTCCCGTAGCGTAACGGACAAACTGTCTCTGCGGGCTATCGTTGGCGCCCAGCAATCGCTGTATGACCAGAACAAGAATCTGGACAATGTCATCTATACCTTCAGTGGAGGAGGGACATGGAATGTCAGTGAGGTGACGTCCGGAGAAATTCTAGTCGGGTATCAGTATGTGCAATTTACTCGTGCACAGGTCGATCAACCTCCTCCGCTGAACCAGTTTTTCAGAGACAAAGATACGTACTCGAACCTCTATGCCATGGGACGGCTTCATTGGCAGGCGACCCCGCTGTTAAAGATCACGTTACAATTGTTCAGGTCGGTCCAACAGACCGTTGCGAGCGGCTCGCTATTTTATACGGCGACCGGTGTCAATCTGACGGCGAAACATGAGGTGACCGAGCGCATCACGGCAACGATCAACTTCGGATACGAGCACGACAATTTTCAAGGTGTTCGAGATACAGCCAGCGGGTCTGACCGAGATGAGGACTTACGGAATGTTGCAGTCGGAGTGAATTACCAAGCGGTCAAATGGGTGGGGCTCGGCGCCCAATATATTTTTGAGGACCGACACTCGACTCTGCCTCAGTTTACCTACCAAGCAAACACCGTCATGCTGTTCGCACAAACGCTCTTTTAGTCCATCAATTGAATCCTTCTGTGCCTCACTGAATGGGGATGTGACATGACTCGCGATGACGGCAGTCGCGTACTGCAATCAGTCGACAGCGATAGCCGCGAAACGGTCCTTACTGAATATGCTGCTGCCTGTCGGCGCCGTATCTGGTTGATTGTCGCGATGATGGTTGGATGTGCAGCGGCTGCGGCAGTCTGGTCATTCATGCAGTTACCGCTGTACCAGGCAAAAGCAACCGTGGTCGTCGAGCAAGTAGGGTCGAGAGGGTTTGAATACGATCGAGACTACCGCCAGAGCGATCTTTCCCCAGAATACTTTCAGACACAGTTTGAATTGATGAAGAGCCATTATGTGTTTCAACGGACGGCGGAGCTCCTTCATATATCCGAACAGTCGGAATACCAACGCAAGCCATCGATCCTATCGTCAATGATAGGCGATCTATCGTCGATGGTGGGTGATAGGCTGCCTGCGTCTATGACGAATGTGATAGAGCCGGAAGGGAGCGCCGATAAAGACGTTCCAGGAGAAGGTGATGAGCGATTGTTGAAGCGGTTTGCTGAGGCGATTGAAATCGTGCCGATTCGAGGTGCGCGACTGGCACATGTGATCGCCACTTCTGGCGACCCGGAATTTGCTGCTCGTATCGCCAACACGCTGGCGTCGACCTACATTGAACGCACTCAGGAGTTGAACGCCCTCTCGAAGGAAAAGGCTGCTGAGTGGTATACCACGCATCTCGACGAGCTGCGCAAGAAGGCCGAGACTTCTCAACAGGCGTTGTACCAGTTTCGTGTGAAGCATGGGTTGATGGGAGGGCGTGAGCAGCAAACAGCGAGGGCCCACACGAACACAGAGCTGGACTCGGAACTTGTCAGAGCCGAAATGAAGCAGGCTGAGGCGAAATCTCGTCTGGAACAAATTGAATCGGTGTTGCGCAACCGGACCGACCCGGATGGAGTCGACACGATCGACTGGTCGAGCTTGGATGCTTCGACCGAAGTGCTGAGTTCGACGCTGATTCAAACGTTGAGGGGGCAGGAAATTAGAGTCTCAGGTCAGGTCGCCGAGTTGGAAGAAACGTATGGTCCGCTTCACCCCAAGCTCATTCACACAAAGGCAGAGATGCAGGATCTTCGTGAACGAATCGAGCAGGAGGTGCAAAAGATATTCGACTCGGTGAAACAGGAATATGATGCGGCACGTGGACGAGTACGCGTGATCAAGGCGGCGGCGAGTCGCCATCGGCAAGAGAAAATCAAGCTCGAACAGTATGAAGTCGACTATGGAATCCTCGAACGAGAGGCCGAAAGCACACAGCATCTCTACGACATTTTTCTGAAACAGACGAAAGAGGCCGACCTTTCGGCGGGATTGCGTAGTGCCAACGTCTATCTCGCTGATCCGGCAGTTCCGAACACCATTCCCGTAAAGCCAAAGAAACAGTTAAATATCGTCTTGGGACTTCTCGTCGGGCTCATGACGGGGGTTGGACTGGCTCTTTTCTTGGAAGGCCAGGACCGGACCTTGAGAGGACCCGATGATTTAGGACGGTATCTGCCGAAGGTCTCCCTCCTCGGTGTGATGCCGCTCCTGCCGAAAACCAAAACGGGAGAAGGCGTCCCCCTCCTCACAGGCCAATCCTCAGGCGCTGCGGCTGAACACGTTCGGATTATCAGGACCAGCGTCTTGCTGTCGAGACCCGATGAATTGCCGTCCTGTGTTCTGATCACCAGTGCGGGAGAAGGCGAAGGGAAGACGACGCTCTCGGTGAATCTCGCGATCGCGCTGGCCCAGCTGGAAAATACGCGTGTCGTACTGATCGATGCGGATTTGCGAAAACCAGCTAACCGATACGCTCATGGAATTCAGCGCGAAGGTATTGATACACAAGGACTCACAAGTTTTCTGGCTGGAAGAGCCACGCTGAGGGAGATTATGTATCGGACCGATCTGGACAACCTTTCGGTTATTCCTCGCGGGGAGCGTCCATCAAATCCGTCGGAACTGCTTCACTCGAAACAGTTGAGACAGCTCCTGAATCGATGTCGAGAGGAAGGGTATTATGTGATTCTGGATGCTCCCCCGGTGCTCCCCGTGACCGACTCTGTGATCCTCGCCTCGCAGGTCGATGGTGTGCTGGTGGTGGCCAGTGCGGGGCAGACCACCCGTGAAGCCTGTCGATCGGCGATCGACCAGCTGACGAGTGCAGGAGGGAAAATTCTGGGCATTGTTCTGCAAAAAGTCCCAGTCCCCATGAGTGCGTACCACTCCTATAAGGGTGAGAAGTCCGAAACGAACGGCATGCCCTGGTAAGCCGCTTCACGGCAGTCATCCTGTCAGTCCTGGAGGGGGGAAGTCTACACGCGAATAACGGAGGATGTGGCCGGCTGGCGCTCAGAACGCGTTGAATTGGACACCCCTTCCGTGGTTCGACCGTTGGTAGTGAACCATGCATGACGTACTGCAAGTAGGTCTTCAATGGTGGGATACGTGGAAGGCGCGATCTATCAATCGGCGGATCTTGAGCGCGTTGGTGACTGTCGGTACCCTCACTGTCCTGGCCAAAATTGCCTCTGCCGGAAAAGATTTGGTGGTGGCCTACCAATTTGGGGCCGGCGATGAACTCGACGCGTTTCTCATGGCGTTTCTGATTCCATCATTTGCGATCAATCTGATCAGTGGCTCGCTCAATGCGGCGCTCATTCCTACCTATATTCAGGTACGAAAACAGGAAGGAATAGTGTCGGCCACGGATCTGTATGCGAGTGTTCTGACCGGCAGTGTCGTGCTCTTATCGGTGACGTCACTCATCTTGTTTGCCATAGGCCCGTTCTTGCTTCGGATGGTGGCCATGGAATTTTCTGAAGAGAAATTTGCGCTGACGGTGTCGTTATTCAACACCTTGTTACCCTGTCTCCTTCTCATCGGACTTGCCACCACCTGGGGGGCGATACTGAATGCGCACGAGCAATTTGCTCTTGCCGCCATCGCTCCTGCCATCATGGCATGTGTGACTATTCTGACCCTTTTGGTATTCTCTCACCCTGTGAATATTCATACGCTTGCTGTTGGCGTCGTTGCCGGCACCGTATGTCACGCTGCACTCCTCGGATGGGGGGTGGGTCGAGAAGGGCTCCGGCTTCGGCCCGGATGGACCGGTGTCACGCCAGCGTTGAAAGCGGTCTGGCATCAGTATGCTCCCATGCTTGCAGGGGCTGCCTTGATCGGCGGTACAGAAGTGATCGGACAAATCATGGCTGCGTCGTTGGGATCGGGGAGTGTGTCGATTCTGTCGTACGGCAACAAGGTGCCCATGCTGTTACTCGGGGTAGGGTCTATGGCTGCGAGCACGGCGATACTGCCGTATTTTTCACAGATGGTCGCTGCACATCAGTGGGTTGAGATACGACAGACGCTGCTCACGTATGCACGACTTACCGCGGCCATCACGATTCCGCTGACGGGTGTATTGGTGACATTCTCCGAACCCCTTATTGAGGTCTTATTCCAACGTGGGGCGTTTACGGCTGTCCATACCCACCAGGCGGCATGGGTTCAATCCCTCGCGCTCTTGCAGCTCGTTCCATTCGCCTTGGGTATTCTTGCCGTGCGGTTGCTCTCGTCTCTCAAGGCCAACCACATCTTGATGTGGAGTTCGGCCATCAGCCTGGTCCTCTCGATTGTTTTAAACTACGTCTTTATGCAACTCCTCGGTGTCGCCGGGATTGCGCTGGCGACGAGTCTGATGTACCTCGTCTCGATGTGTTTTCTCTATATCATGGTGTTTCGACAACTCCGGTTGGAGAGTGCCGGGGTTTCCCCCTACCGTGCCTCCTAAAGTCTGCAACCTCGATGCGCATCACACTGGTCATTTCGACATTCACGGCTGGAGGAGCGGAGCGGGTGATGACCCTTATGGCCAACTATTGGGCGGAGAGGGGAGATGACGTGACCGTCATCACCATCAGCGCGCAATCTAACGATTGGTATCAGCTTCATCCTCGTGTCACACGGGTGGGGTTAGACGTCTTATCTCACTCGGCACATCTTGGCCAAGCAATACGTGATAACGTTCGGCGAATCGTACGGCTGCGCCGGGCATTACGTCGGACACACCCTCACGTGATCGTCAGTTTTCTCGGTACAACCAATGTGCTTACGCTCATCGCGAGTTTTGGCCTTGGCACTCCCGTTGTCGTCTCCGAGCGCAATGATCCCCGTGAATATAGTATCGGCTTGGCGTGGAGTCTCATGCGGTCCGCAATCTATCGGCATGCTGATGCGGTCGTGGTGCAATCATACGCGATACGCGATTGGGTCTTGAAGCTCCCGGGAATAAAGGCCACCTACGTTATTCCAAACCCGATTCGTCCAAGAGGCATTGAATCCGAGCAAACTTCGAGACCCCACACTTCCACTCATGCCATCGTCGCCATGGGGCGGTTGGTTGAGCAAAAGGGATTCGATCTCCTGGTTGAGGCGTTTAGCCGATGTGCCACGAAGCATGCTGATTGGTCGTTGGTGATTCTCGGTGAAGGTCCACAGCGTTCCAGGTTGGAGTCCGTGGCCTCTGATTTGGGGATTGGAGACCGGGTCCATTTAATTGGGCAGGTTCGGGAGCCTGACACCATTCTGAAAGGAGCCGACCTCTTCGTCTTATCGTCTCGGTATGAAGGGTTTCCAAATGCATTGGTCGAGGCGATGGCCTGTGAGCTTCCGGTCGTAAGCACCGACTGTTCCAGCGGTGGACCGCGCGACATCATCCGCGATGGGATCGATGGCATACTGGTTCCCCCGAAGGATGTGGCGGCCTTAGCCGTTGCCATGGACCGGTTGATGGCGGACCACAAGGAACGCCAGCGGCTTGGAAAGCGAGCAGTGGAGGTCGTCGAGCGCTTCAGTATGAACAGAGTGATGAAGTTATGGGACGATCTACTGACTGGTGTCGCAAGCCCCTCTCATGTGTGAAGAAGGTTCGACGTCATGGTGACCGTTATGTGTGAGCCAAAGCGTCACATGAACATTCTTTTTCTTGTCCGTTCTCTAGACTACGGCGGAGCGGAACGGCAGCTGGTTATTTTGGCTCGTGAACTTCATCAACGCGGACATAAAGTCTCTGTTGCTGTGTTCTATCCTGGCGGCCCGCTGGAATCATATCTGAAGGACGCCTCGGTCCGGATCATTTCCCTGGAGAAGCGAGGACGATGGGATGTCGTGGGGTTTCTCGTACGACTGATCAGGACGGTGCGCTCAGAACGGCCGGACGTGTTGCACGCTTATATTGTCGACCTCATGACCGTATTCGTGCAACCGTTTCTGCGCTCGATGAAGATTGTCTGGAGCATTCGCAGTTCCAACATGGACTACAGCCGCTACGATTGGCTGTGTGGCGCGAGTTATGCCCTGAGTTGCTGGTTCTCCAAGTCTGCAGATCTGATCATTTCGAATTCGTATGCCGGCCGTCAAGACCACATCGCAGACGGCTATCCGGCCGACAGAACTGTTGTGATTTCAAACGGCATCGATATCAACCGGTTCTTCCCAAACGTGGAAGCGCGCGAGCGGATGCGGATACAGTGGGGAGTAGGAAAGGACGAAGTCGTGATTGGTCTTGTGGGCCGACTGGATCCGCAGAAAGATCACGAGACATTCCTACAAGCCGCGGTGCTATTGCGACAAGAAAAGACTCAGGTGCGTTTTGTATGTGTGGGAGACGGTCGGTCCGACTACAGAACTGCGCTCCAAGACCGTGCACAAAGGCTGGGGTTATCCGACTGCGTGATGTGGGTTGGTGGGCAATCGGAGATGCCTCATATCTACAACGCACTTGACGTACTGGTGAATTCCTCCTCGTACGGGGAGGGGTTTGCGAACGTGCTTGGTGAGGCCATGGCCTGCGGAGTCCCCTGTGTGGCGACTGATGTGGGGGATTCAGGTCTGGTGATCGGAGATACAGGGCACCTGGTACCGCCCAAGGATCCGGCTGCACTCAAAACTGCCATACTCCGAGTCTTAGCTCGCCAGCCGGTTGCAGCAGAAATTCGCCGACGCATTGTTGAGCACTTTTCGGTAGAGAATCTTGTTCATACGACTGAGCGGACGCTCTTGACACTGTGGCATCTGCCGACCAGCCAGTCCATCACGTCACAAGAGCATGCTCCTGTTGATGGCCAATGCAAAACGTTCAAAGTAATGTGATGACAAACTCTCTCTTCCGCGACGTCTTAGCGGTGAGCGCAGTTGCGATCTTCTACAGCAATCTACATGAATACCTACATAGGA
The sequence above is drawn from the Nitrospira sp. genome and encodes:
- a CDS encoding glycosyltransferase family 4 protein; translation: MRITLVISTFTAGGAERVMTLMANYWAERGDDVTVITISAQSNDWYQLHPRVTRVGLDVLSHSAHLGQAIRDNVRRIVRLRRALRRTHPHVIVSFLGTTNVLTLIASFGLGTPVVVSERNDPREYSIGLAWSLMRSAIYRHADAVVVQSYAIRDWVLKLPGIKATYVIPNPIRPRGIESEQTSRPHTSTHAIVAMGRLVEQKGFDLLVEAFSRCATKHADWSLVILGEGPQRSRLESVASDLGIGDRVHLIGQVREPDTILKGADLFVLSSRYEGFPNALVEAMACELPVVSTDCSSGGPRDIIRDGIDGILVPPKDVAALAVAMDRLMADHKERQRLGKRAVEVVERFSMNRVMKLWDDLLTGVASPSHV
- a CDS encoding adenylyl-sulfate kinase, translating into MRVDVTSNAFAIWLTGLPASGKSTIARELTSQLETLDYRVDVLESDAVRHVLTPHPTYSQAERELFYRALAFMGAKLVSHGIAVIFDATANRRTYRDFARSLIQRFVEVAVECPLELAMQRDYKGTYLRGQRGESSTVPGLQDPYESPLSPELRLDTTRISAKEAARKVVDLVTKKRIVSRE
- a CDS encoding polysaccharide biosynthesis tyrosine autokinase, with the translated sequence MTRDDGSRVLQSVDSDSRETVLTEYAAACRRRIWLIVAMMVGCAAAAAVWSFMQLPLYQAKATVVVEQVGSRGFEYDRDYRQSDLSPEYFQTQFELMKSHYVFQRTAELLHISEQSEYQRKPSILSSMIGDLSSMVGDRLPASMTNVIEPEGSADKDVPGEGDERLLKRFAEAIEIVPIRGARLAHVIATSGDPEFAARIANTLASTYIERTQELNALSKEKAAEWYTTHLDELRKKAETSQQALYQFRVKHGLMGGREQQTARAHTNTELDSELVRAEMKQAEAKSRLEQIESVLRNRTDPDGVDTIDWSSLDASTEVLSSTLIQTLRGQEIRVSGQVAELEETYGPLHPKLIHTKAEMQDLRERIEQEVQKIFDSVKQEYDAARGRVRVIKAAASRHRQEKIKLEQYEVDYGILEREAESTQHLYDIFLKQTKEADLSAGLRSANVYLADPAVPNTIPVKPKKQLNIVLGLLVGLMTGVGLALFLEGQDRTLRGPDDLGRYLPKVSLLGVMPLLPKTKTGEGVPLLTGQSSGAAAEHVRIIRTSVLLSRPDELPSCVLITSAGEGEGKTTLSVNLAIALAQLENTRVVLIDADLRKPANRYAHGIQREGIDTQGLTSFLAGRATLREIMYRTDLDNLSVIPRGERPSNPSELLHSKQLRQLLNRCREEGYYVILDAPPVLPVTDSVILASQVDGVLVVASAGQTTREACRSAIDQLTSAGGKILGIVLQKVPVPMSAYHSYKGEKSETNGMPW
- a CDS encoding PAS domain S-box protein, translating into MSFLTTLRRNEFLASASRGHDADLTTTSPPPRVPLQLLLTTIVIFGLDWITPLGFAVYMLYVPLCLTCLWRRGWRFAFIMGGLCSALILIGFVGSPSGDLFVFSIPDRCIALLTLWASLWGGKLFAHRTFELERIQAILQQEARQRERAESKIRGLAAIVESSTDPIMNIKDGLLVAWNPAAERVFGYSAEEILGQSINLLVPAHRIGEVEATVAQALNGDLIQDLVTERKKKDGTLVPVSLTIFPVKTIEGQIIGCSAIVRDITERKKAEEILRQKQRELERYHARLQDLSTKLLKAQDQERQRIARELHDDMTQRLAALAVDVGSLEQMCRPKTALLPRLRAVQEAAGQLADDVHSFAYRLHPPQLEHIGLEAAIHDHIDEFRRRSGLSTQFKLRAVPQVIPIDIATCLYRVMQESLQNILKHAEASKIVVRLLGTCSGIGICIQDDGKGFAQEPAGVPGRGLGLPSLEERVRLSNGLFRIQTGPGCGTEVHAWIPLVATHSTRQRNEEKTGVGLSTHG
- a CDS encoding polysaccharide biosynthesis C-terminal domain-containing protein — its product is MHDVLQVGLQWWDTWKARSINRRILSALVTVGTLTVLAKIASAGKDLVVAYQFGAGDELDAFLMAFLIPSFAINLISGSLNAALIPTYIQVRKQEGIVSATDLYASVLTGSVVLLSVTSLILFAIGPFLLRMVAMEFSEEKFALTVSLFNTLLPCLLLIGLATTWGAILNAHEQFALAAIAPAIMACVTILTLLVFSHPVNIHTLAVGVVAGTVCHAALLGWGVGREGLRLRPGWTGVTPALKAVWHQYAPMLAGAALIGGTEVIGQIMAASLGSGSVSILSYGNKVPMLLLGVGSMAASTAILPYFSQMVAAHQWVEIRQTLLTYARLTAAITIPLTGVLVTFSEPLIEVLFQRGAFTAVHTHQAAWVQSLALLQLVPFALGILAVRLLSSLKANHILMWSSAISLVLSIVLNYVFMQLLGVAGIALATSLMYLVSMCFLYIMVFRQLRLESAGVSPYRAS
- a CDS encoding phosphotransferase; this encodes MPMLSKPALERYLRARFGSTLRLLSYGVIGKESSKGEQKRYGYGTPVKLTFKVGTRIQSAVLETMKPGPFGHEHMADRAQAILWDYDSYGRLPRHVKALDVGAFDAKQRLFSLADARELFVLNQWTEGTSYHADLRRLAKGGSLQALDRQRVVALARYLAHIHSKRRRDGNLYKRRLRELIGHGECIMGLTDSYPQRCGFITEDLLRTVEEACNRWRWRLRDRASRLAQVHGDFHPYNVLFRTGTDFAVLDRSRGEWGEPADDVTAMTINYLLSSLISWGKLTGPFEVLFRLFWDTYVEASRDKEVTETAAPFFAFRGLVVASPLWYPKLSMDIRRRLFRFIENVLDSPRFEPTRVNEYCGG
- a CDS encoding outer membrane beta-barrel protein, whose product is MPLAQQSETPNTSSVSSGAIFGASGTTFLSQFANPAILGSLYLTPQWPMTGYYPIFPGSLSQALPSDGVRVGPLRLHPHMGVAQMYTDNVFRTNSNRTSDFLTTLSPGIQARLPFGGLHSLLIDYRTNLQYYSRTSSNDVQDQTAVGAVKFDFPGGLKIDLQGEHRLGHDPRGSAVDNVNIQRLGVNKWTADGFSGHAEYVGAQSSVGLHVQTFRWQYLNNNQGPIRDRLMNRADLMFSRSVTDKLSLRAIVGAQQSLYDQNKNLDNVIYTFSGGGTWNVSEVTSGEILVGYQYVQFTRAQVDQPPPLNQFFRDKDTYSNLYAMGRLHWQATPLLKITLQLFRSVQQTVASGSLFYTATGVNLTAKHEVTERITATINFGYEHDNFQGVRDTASGSDRDEDLRNVAVGVNYQAVKWVGLGAQYIFEDRHSTLPQFTYQANTVMLFAQTLF